In one Pelorhabdus rhamnosifermentans genomic region, the following are encoded:
- the ltrA gene encoding group II intron reverse transcriptase/maturase, which translates to MKEGKSFEISKYQVLEAYKRVKANHGAGGIDEMDFTEFEKDFKNNLYKLWNRMSSGSYFPLPVRGVEIPKRNGKKRLLGIPTITDRVAQMVVRMNFEPLVEPKFCSNSYGYRPGRSAIDAVGITRKRCWKMAWVIEFDIKGMFDNIDHELMMKAIQAHTDCKWILLYIERLLKAPIMMADGSSEERNSGIPQGGVISPVLANLFMHYTFDLWMERQYTQNHGVRYADDGVIHCRTKETAERLLEALKKRMVTCKLEIHPDKTRIVYCRSDRYPGRHEHESFDFLGYTFRRRLVKSENGKFFNSFTPAVSKSAGQNLKNKIRDIRQSNKILSLEKLAGIMNPILRGWSNYFSKFCASEARKVLNYVNHTLIRCIRFKYKTIKRSKAKAYRYLIRIAKAQPNLFYHWKMGIRPTVG; encoded by the coding sequence ATGAAAGAAGGAAAGTCGTTTGAGATTTCAAAGTATCAAGTGTTAGAAGCGTACAAACGTGTAAAAGCGAATCATGGCGCTGGAGGCATTGATGAAATGGACTTTACAGAATTTGAGAAAGATTTTAAAAACAATTTATATAAGCTGTGGAATAGGATGTCATCAGGCAGTTATTTTCCTTTGCCAGTAAGAGGAGTAGAAATACCTAAGAGAAATGGAAAGAAAAGACTTCTTGGTATCCCCACTATAACGGACAGAGTGGCTCAAATGGTAGTACGAATGAATTTTGAACCGTTGGTGGAACCGAAATTTTGCTCGAATTCATATGGGTATAGGCCGGGACGTTCAGCCATAGATGCAGTAGGAATCACTCGAAAGCGATGCTGGAAAATGGCATGGGTCATTGAATTTGATATCAAGGGAATGTTTGATAATATTGACCATGAACTGATGATGAAGGCCATACAAGCGCATACAGATTGTAAATGGATACTCCTATATATTGAGAGATTATTGAAAGCCCCTATTATGATGGCGGATGGTAGTAGTGAAGAAAGAAATTCTGGTATTCCTCAAGGTGGCGTCATAAGTCCGGTACTGGCAAATCTCTTTATGCATTATACATTTGACTTATGGATGGAGAGGCAATATACGCAAAATCACGGGGTCAGATATGCAGATGATGGAGTGATACATTGCCGGACAAAAGAGACAGCAGAAAGACTTTTGGAAGCCCTAAAGAAACGAATGGTGACGTGTAAACTGGAAATACATCCAGATAAAACCCGCATCGTATATTGCAGAAGCGATCGCTATCCAGGACGACATGAACATGAATCATTTGACTTCTTAGGATATACTTTTCGTAGACGGCTTGTGAAAAGCGAGAATGGGAAATTTTTCAACAGCTTTACACCCGCAGTTAGCAAAAGTGCGGGACAAAATCTTAAAAACAAGATTCGGGACATCCGGCAAAGTAATAAAATACTGTCTCTGGAAAAACTGGCGGGAATCATGAATCCAATACTTAGAGGATGGTCAAATTACTTCTCAAAATTCTGTGCAAGTGAAGCAAGAAAAGTCCTTAACTATGTAAATCACACATTAATCAGATGTATCAGGTTCAAGTATAAGACCATAAAAAGAAGCAAAGCGAAAGCGTATCGATATTTAATACGAATAGCTAAAGCACAACCGAACCTGTTTTATCACTGGAAAATGGGGATACGTCCAACGGTTGGATAA
- a CDS encoding OmpH family outer membrane protein — MGLLDQAQDDFNAKSAKMNDQDKKALSQQLEQGLQQKQQELINAIRDKVNAAVKAVADDKGLTVVVDKSVIAYGGQDITDDVMKKITGK; from the coding sequence CTGGGCTTACTCGACCAAGCACAAGATGATTTTAATGCCAAATCAGCCAAAATGAACGATCAGGATAAAAAAGCCTTATCCCAACAGTTAGAACAAGGTTTACAACAAAAACAACAGGAACTAATAAATGCTATACGTGATAAAGTAAATGCTGCTGTCAAGGCGGTAGCTGATGACAAAGGATTAACCGTTGTTGTGGATAAAAGCGTTATCGCTTATGGTGGACAAGATATAACAGATGACGTAATGAAGAAGATTACGGGTAAATAA